One segment of Falco biarmicus isolate bFalBia1 chromosome 12, bFalBia1.pri, whole genome shotgun sequence DNA contains the following:
- the PIGF gene encoding phosphatidylinositol-glycan biosynthesis class F protein — MKEAAIRRLLAANLLCALSVVLTAVVPAFFWDGFTVLGTHLTWLCICSGCVSTFNILLHLVLKPNLSPKRSSFAHKISRFLKCCIYFFMSCILFHAIIVLYGAPLIESVTETFLFAVLLSTFTTLQCLCMLGPNIQAWIRVFSKNGAMSIWENSLQITTMCTIFGAWFGAFPIPLDWDRPWQVWPVSCSLGATFGYTAGLIIAPLWIHWNRKQLTYKSR, encoded by the exons atgaaagaagcagcaataaGGAGGCTCCTGGCTGCCAACCTCCTCTGCGCCCTCTCGGTTGTTCTGACAGCGGTTGTTCCGGCGTTCTTCTGGGACGGATTCACGGTTTTGGGAACACACCTCACGTGGCTGTGTATTTGTTCTGGTTGTGTTAGTACCTTTAATATATTATTGCACTTAGTCCTTAAACCGAATCTGTCTCCTAAGAGAAGTTCGTTTGCTCACAAG ATATCCAGATTTCTAAAATGCTGTATATACTTTTTCATGTCTTGCATACTATTTCATGCGATTATTGTTCTTTATGGAGCACCTCTCATAGA GTCAGTGACTGAgacatttttgtttgcagttctTCTGTCTACCTTTACTACTTTACAATGCTTATGTATGCTGGGACCAAACATACAAGCATGGATACGGGTATTTAGTAAAAATGG AGCTATGTCCATCTGGGAAAACAGTCTACAGATTACTACCATGTGCACTATATTTGGAGCTTGGTTTGGAGCATTTCCTATTCCTCTTGATTGGGATCGGCCTTGGCAG GTATGGCCCGTGTCCTGTTCCCTCGGAGCTACCTTTGGCTATACGGCTGGTCTGATTATTGCACCTCTGTGGATACACTGGAACCGGAAGCAGCTTACATACAAAAGCAGATAA